A segment of the Aridibaculum aurantiacum genome:
GATCTTTTGACAATTAGCACAGGAGTTGCTGACATTGCGACACCCACACATGAAACTGCCGAGCGTTTGCCCTATGCCCGGTACCTGCACTAACAGGTAATCACCTCATCACTTTACGATTAAGTGATGAAGCCATACAAAGAACAGGAATTCTCCATCTCGTAACGAGCGCTTGCTTAATGATTAATTAATGAACAATAGTCATTGATAGAACACGATTTGTTTGCTAATGTGGATATGACTTTAATTGTTTAACTAAAAAAGGATCATTATGTACAGTATATATTCAGGCGTCTACAACTTGGAATGTTATCAATCTATCACTTTGCTTCCAATTAAGATCAAAGCCTTGAGAAGATTGTCGAAAATGAAGAGAAACAAAGGGAACCAATAGCTGTTCCTGTACTTCAAAATCAATTATTAACTACCATTTTCTTGCATGCATTAGCAGCGGGAATTATGGTAAGCATGTTATAGTTATACATGCTTAGAAACCATAAAATCATTATGATGGATATAGCACTTCCGTTGCCTATGCGTGCATACCGCATAGCCATTAGTGTTTACTTTTTCGTAGCCGGTTTAACTTTTTCTACCTGGGCAAGCCGCATTCCTGCTATACAGGTAAAGCTGCAATTGTCAGAAGCCGGGCTGGGTGCAATTTTATTTGCACTGCCGGCAGGGCTGTTAATCAGTCTGCCAATTTCAGGATGGCTTGTTTCAAAATTTAGCAGCAGAACAATACTTATAATAGCCGCTATACTTTACCCGATGTTGCTGGTGCCTTTAGGGATAGCTTCATCTGTTTGGCTTTTGGCTATAGGATTGTTCTTTTTTGGAGCCAGTTCTAACCTATTGAATATTGCCATGAATACACAGGCAGTAAGTATAGAGCGCATGTATGGCAGATCTATCATGGCTTCTTTTCATGGGCTTTGGAGCGTAGGTGGATTTGCCGGAGCAATCATCGGTACCCTTGCTGTTTCAGGCGGATTTTCTCCCTTGATTCACTTCTGTATAATTTGGGCTGTTACTGCCATGCTCGCAGTGGTTTCTTTTAAATATGCATTGCAAGAAGAACCAGGCGCAGGAAGTGATGCACCCATTTTTGCAAAGCCCGACAAGGCGCTGTGGATATTGGGATTGATAGCATTTTGCTGCCTAGTGTGCGAAGGCGCAATGGCAGATTGGAGCGGCGTGTATTTCCATAAAGTAGTGGAGTCGCCGGCGGCATATACCACCTTAGGTTATGTAGCTTTCACAGGTACAATGGCAACCGGCAGATTTGTAGGCGATGGATTGGCCAACAGGTTAGGAATAAAAACCTTGCTGACCATCAGTGGGATTATCACTACTGTTGGCTTGCTGATCGCGGTGATTTTCCCTCATATCATTTCTGCCACATTAGGCTTTTTACTGGTAGGTTTTGGTGTTTCATCAGTAGTTCCTATCGTTTATGGAATTGCAGGAAAATCAACTACCATGGCACCTAGTGTAGCACTGGCGGCTGTCTCTACTATAGGTTTCATGGGTTTCCTTATTGGACCTCCTTTGATTGGTTTCATTGCCGAGGCTTCTAATTTAAGAATTGCATTCACCGTAATTGCTGTACTAGCGCTGGGTACAGCCCTGCTAAGCAGGATTATTAAAAAATAAAATTCAAATTATCATGATCAACTATTCAAAAACACAAAGAAGAACTTCATTGCATCCGCCGGGGATGTATATCTCATGGCCAAAGAAGAATACAAGGCCTGAGAAAACAGACAAGAACGTCCTGAGGACTTATTGGTCGAAATGCAAGCATATGCTATTAGGCTACCCAGCAATGGGAAAGGGAAGTGCTTGGAACAAAAACGCAGATATTTTCTAAAATAGGATGTTCGGAGGTTGGATGCCGGATGCTGGATTTCGGATGTAAGATTTTAGATATTAGATTTGAAAAGATTAGATCAATTCTATCCTAATCTCCTAATCCGCCGCGTCCTAACTTCCAACCTCCAACTTCCAACTTCCAACACCTAATCCTACTATCCTTTAACTGCTATTCGCTTTGCCAGCCAGCTGTCCTTTACTTGTATCATCCATTTCTCCTCCAGTTCCTGTTTGGTTTGTACAAGGTTGTTGAAATAAATCGTGTTCGGCGTGATGAAATTATGTTCGAGCGCATAATTTAGTTGAGATAGGGGAATGATCTCTACTTTTTCCTTTATAACAAATGCAAGAGATTGCCTGTTGAACATGTCAACTTTAAAAAGTTCTTCAACTTGCTTAATTAATCTTACCGAACTGTCGGTGCTACAGCCAGAAACACCTGCTTGTGTTTCATCAGCAAGAATTACAATGAATTGACCAAAGAACAGGTTGGCATAACCTTTCACCTTGGCACCATGTGAATGCCATTTCTCCACAAACTCTTCCATCATTTGCTCTAATTCAAGTGCCTCTCCCATAGAAAACAACCTGCTGGATTGGTAGATCCATACGCGGCTGCCAGGATGAAAGTCTGCAGGTAATAAATGTTGGTACTGAAATTTCATATATCTGTAATAAGTAGAAGTAACAATGAGTAAAGGGTCAAAATTACTAGAATATGAATGAGAATGCGGCTTCGCAAGGAGGAAAGATTGCAGGAATAATGCTAATGCTTTGCGCATTCTTGCTGTTATCACTTGCTGTGGTTTTTCTTTCGTCGTACCCCGAAAGAAAGTGGTGGCTAGGCTTGTTCCTTCTGTTTAGCAGCATGTTAATGATCTGGGGCGGGCTGAATGGCCTGAAGAGTTACCGTGCTATGCGTTACAATCCAGCTATGGTTGCAGGTAATGAAGCGGTCTCTCAATCATCTGGAAATATCATCGCAAATTGGCAATACGCGCAGACTGAGTGGCAGGAGTTCATTCAACTTAAGACCACTGAAGCCCGCAACCATGCAAGTGTGGAGGCTTTAGTTTTATGGGGAACAATGATATTGATAGCTATATTATCTCCAGAAATAAAACTTACCACGGCATTGATAATAGGCGGTGTTGTCGCCTTCATCTATTGGATCGTGAGGTATACATTCAAACTCTCTGATTACGGGAAGAAAGACCCGGTTAGTAATGGTATTGTTATAACAAATGATGCCGTGCTCATCAATGGAAAATATCATCCCATCAATGCCAACAACTACAAGGTATTAGATGTACAAGTAGAGGTGAAAAATGATTTCTGGATGTTGAGTATTATTTACCGGAAACAGGTGATCCTTTTTAGCAGAAAGAAAAAGAGACAAGTGCCCATTCCTTCTGATAGGCAACATGAAGTAGAGCAGGTGAAAATTGCTTTATTGAAGCAGTGATTGGTTTATTCTGCATCGTAAGAACAACACTTTTATATTATTGTTTTCTAACGATATCTATCAGCTTCAGGTTGTCATGTTCCCACGAGTTCAGTTTGCCGTCGCGTAAGGCTTTTAACTGTTCGTGTGTGTAGCTAAATGGAAGCATTTCATCAAAGCTTCTTTGGAGGTAATCGATGCTGCCCCATGCTTTGAACTTACTGGGGACAAACACAAGCCCTTTTTCATGCGTCTCCATCACCTTCCAGTAATGCGTGTATTTACCTTCGTCATCTTCTTTTTCAATTTTGTATATGTCACCCACTTTTGGATTATCAAAAAACTTTGCAATAGACTGCTGCCTATCGTGGTGAACATAATACAAGTAGCCTGCAACAAACAGGGAAATGCCAATAAATAGGCGAAGGGCTCTTTTGTGAAACATGGCTTAAGGTATTGAAGTATTACATGGATGCTGCAACAATCTCTGCTACATCTAAAACGGCCACTTCATTTTCCTTTTCTTTATTTTTCACTCCATCAGTAAGCATTGTATTGCAGAAAGGACATGCTGCAGCAACTATATTGGCACCTGTATTTACGGCTTCTTCCGTACGCTCCAGGTTTACATAACGATCACCTGGTTCTTCCTCTTTAAACATTTGCGAGCCACCTGCACCACAACATAACCCTTTGCTGCGGCAGCGCTTCATTTCCACAAGGTCTGCATCCAGTGCTTCCAATACTTTTCGTGGCGCTTCGTAAATGTTGTTTGATCTGCCGAGGTAGCAGCTATCGTGGTAGGTTATCTTTTTACCTTTAAAGCTTCCGCCTTCTTTCAATTTGATCCTGCCTTCATCTATTAATTGTTGCAATAGCTGCGTATGATGGATCACTTCGTAATGACCACCCAATTCAGGATATTCATTTTTAAGTGTATTGAAACAATGCGGACATGCAGTAACGATCTTCTTAACCTCGTAACCGTTCAGCAATTGAATATTGTTGTAGGCCATCATCTGGAAAAGAAACTCGTTTCCTGACCTGCGTGCCGGATCACCTGTACATCCTTCTTCCTTACCAAGAATAGCGAACTTGATACCGACATTATGTAGAATGGTGGCGAATGCTTTGGTGATCTTTTGTGCACGTTGATCAAAACTGCCTGCACAACCAACCCAAAATAATATTTCAGGTGTCTCACCATTAGCCATCATTTCCGCCATTGTAGGTACATTCATATTGTCTGATGTTTTGCCAAATGTAGTAGAAATAGGTTTTTGTTTGGCTAGTGGTTTGGGATTGACTGGTAATTAGAGATTAGAGATTAGTGATTAGAGAGTAGTAATTAGTGATGGATGTTTAGACACTTGGATTTACTGAAGCTAAAAAACATTCACCATTGACTATTGACTACTCACATCTATGCTTGCCATTTGCCAATTGACTATTGACCATTCACAATTCACTACTCACTACTGCTACAAACTAACTCCTACAACCTAATGCCTAAAACCACCTGGGCAAATTTTTTGCATTGCTCTTACCGTCATTCTACACACATAGCTCAGCTAAACGATACAGATATATGAAAAGATGTTTTATACTTATGCTTACTGCTATTGCTCTGCAGGCACAAGCGCAGGTTTTGCGCATGACCGATGAAACAACAGAAGTAAAATATGTTGCTCGTCACCTGGGTGGCAGGCTGGAGGGAAATTTTAAAGGTGTACAGGGTAGTGCTCAATTTGATCCCAATGCATTGGCTAATTCATATCTGAAACTGAGTTTTGCCACAGGCACTGTAACCACCAATGCTAATTATGTAGGTCCTAACCTGATAAAGGAAGCTTGTTTTGACCCGGCGAAATATCCTACGCTGGAATTATTTTCTACTTCTATCAAAAAGCTGCAGGGACAGAACGAATACGAGTTTCATGGGCAGCTAAAAGTAAAAGGTAAAACACGCAACATAGCTTTTCCTATGACTGTAACGGCCAATGCAGGAGGCTATGATTTTGCATTTGCGTTTAAACTATTGAGGAAACATTTTGGTCTTGATTGTGGCGCTACAGGTAAGGATTTCAAGATATTCATTACCAGTTATGGCAAGCGCGTGTAGTTTTGCCAATTGTTCTCCATAATCAAGTGCATGATAGCATTCCTTCAAGTATTCTTTATTGGTATAGGTGTTAGTTTTCTTGGGCAACTTCCATTAGGAAATATGAATATGATAGCCACACAGCTAAGTGTGCAGGAGGGAGTGCGTGGTGCGTGGAAGTTTGGTTTGGGTATTGCCATAGTAGAGATCATTTACCTGCGTATAGCATTATCAGGAATGAATTGGGTGCTGCAGCATATGCTGCTATTTAATATTCTTACATGGGCTACTGTACTCTTCTTCCTTGTGTTGGGTGTGGTAACCATTGTAGCTGCCAGTAAACAGCAGAAAGAGGCAAAAGGTGTTCTTGTTCAAAATAAGATCAACCGTTTTTTCCTGGGAGCTTCGCTAAGTGCCATCAATCCAATACAAGTTCCATTTTGGTTTACATGGACAATCACCTTATTCAATAATGGCTTGCTTGCACCAAACTTTAGTAGCTACAACTGGTTTACTATTGGCGCTGGCCTTGGTACATTGGGCGGTATTGGTGTATACATTCATGGTGGAAAATGGGCTGTCAATAAAATGGGTGCTAAGAACCGTGGACTGAATTACATCATGGGAAGCATTTTCATTATAGCAGCACTTATTCAACTGTATAAAAACATACAATCGCCTTTCGGTGTTCCAGAATAAGCTGAATTGATAGCCCAAGAAAACTGTGCTTTCTTCTTTATAAATCTTGATTTTTATCAGCCGCTGCTGTTCTTCATTTTCTCTTATCTTCAGGTAAATATTCTAAATCTACTTGCATATGGATCATTTTCATTTTTATACAAAGCAGGATGTTCTGTCATTCACCAAGATCAGGCGATTTGAAACAAAACTAGGAGAGCGCATTCAAGTAATTTCCGATCCTGCTAATCTTGAGCAATCATTGAAGGAATCGAAAGCCACATTTGCCATAATTGGTATACCAGAAGATATTGGTGTAAAAGCTAACCAAGGCATTGGAGGCACTGATACTGCATGGACACCTTTCTTAAATGCATTTCTAAACATACAAAGCAACGACTTCATAGAAGGCAGTGACATCTTGTTGCTGGGCCATTTCGACTTTAGAGAAATTGCCAGGGTAATAGAACAGAATGCTTACGATCAGCAAGAGAAGGTAGATGCCTACAGGCATGCCGTGCGTACAGTGGATGATGCTGTAGAGCCAATGATTAAGCTGCTTACGCAATACAATAAGATACCCATTATAATTGGCGGAGGTCATAATAACTCATACCCGATCATTATGGGGGCTGCCAAGGGTTTGTACAAAATAGGAAAGGTGCCTTTGGCTTCTATCAACTGCATCAACCTGGATGCACATGCTGATTTCAGACCGTTGGAAGGCAGGCATAGCGGCAACGGATTTTCTTATGCAGAGGAAGATGGATTCCTGCAGAAATATTTTGTGGTTGGGCTTCACGAAAATTACCTGAATCAAAATATCTGGATGGACATCGTGAACAATCCTTTTATTGACTTCATCAGCTACGAAGACATCTTTATCCATGAGAAGTCTAACTTCTTACAGGCTGTAGCGCAGGCCACCAGTTTTACTGATGATACTTTTACAGGTATAGAAGTAGATATGGACAGTATAGAAAATGTGCTAAGTAGTGCTACCACACCGTGTGGTGTTTCTGCAAAACATGCCCGGCAGTTTGTTACCTATGCTGCCAGCGAGGCTAACTGTGCATACCTGCATATATGCGAAGGTGCAGCACGCTTACCTGACGGACGTACTAGTGATACAACAGGCAAACTGATTAGCTACCTTGTAAGTGATTTTGTAAAAGCGATGGAAGCAAGTGTAGACAGCCGCAGTCAATCGCAAACTATGAAAGCTGAAGCTTAACTAGCTTCAGCTTCCAGTTCTAATACTTTTTCAAAAAGCGCTTCATACTCCTGGTTTAGTTTATCCACGAGTTGTTGCGCTTTTTTAAAATCTGCTTCAACCGAAGCAAATTTTTGTTTGTCAGCATAATTTTCAGGTGCTGCCAGTGCTAGTGCAAGACGTTCTTTTTCGTTATTCGCTTTATTAATATCAGCCTCTAGTGTAGCTAATCTCTTTTGTTGCTTTTGCAGCTCTTTTTGCTTCTCCTTATTGATTGGTTGATTAGGCTTAGCTGGCTCTGGTTTCACTTCTGGTTCAGGCTTAGATGCTTTTGGAGCAGGAGCTGGTTTGTCTTCAATTTTTGCTTTGGCATTTTCCTGTTCCTTTTTTGCCATGCGCTCGTTCCATTCTACCCATTCCTGGTAAGTACCCTTAAACTCTTTGATCTTATGATCAACGATCTCCCAGATCTTATTGGCTGTTTTAGAAATAAAGAAACGGTCGTGGCTAACAAGGATGATGGAGCCTTCGTATTTGCGCAATGCCTCGGCCAATAATTCCACCGAGTGCATATCCAGGTGGTTCGTCGGTTCATCCAGCATCAGGAAGTTGGCTTTGCTGATAATGGTTTTTGCCAGTGCCACACGTGCTTTCTCACCACCACTCAGTACCCGGATCTTTTTATCTACATCATCACCTCCAAACAGGAAGCAACCCAGTAGAGCTCTAAGCTCAGGTTCAGTTTTTTTACTGCCTGCGTCTTTCAATTCATCCAATAAAGTATTGTTGATGTTTAGCGCTTCCAGCTGGTGCTGTGCATAAAAACTCTCTTCTACATTGTGTCCCCAAATCCTTTCTCCTTCAAAATTTTCAACGCCGGCAACAATACGAAGTAGGGTAGACTTACCCTTACCATTGGCACCGATGAGCGCTATCTTATCTCCACGATCTATTTCGGCTACCGCATCTTCCAATATCACATTCTCACCAAATTTTTTATCAATATGCTTCAGCGAAACAAGCACTTTACCAGGTGTTTTATCTACCTGGAAGTTGATGCGGATATCAGGCCTTTCTATTTGTACGTCTTCTATCACATCCAGTTTATCCAATCTTTTCTGAACACTCTGCGCCTGTGCAGCCTTACTGGCTTTGGCCTTGAAGCGTTCAATGAAACGTTCCTGCTGGCGTATATAATCCTGCTGGTTTTCAAAAGCACGCTGCTGCATATCAATCCTTATCATCTTTTCCTTCTCGTAAAAGTCGTAGTTGCCGGTATAAATGTGCAGTTGCTTTTGGTAAACCTCTACGATCTTATTTACCATCCTGTTCAGGAAAAATTTATCGTGGCTCACAATCACAACGCTGCCCTTGTAGCTAAGCAGGTATTTTTCCAGCCACTCTATCGACGGAAGGTCAAGGTGGTTGGTAGGTTCATCGAGCAGGAGTACGTCCGGTGCCTGCAGGATCATCTTGGCAAGCAGTACCCGCATTCTCCAACCTCCACTAAATTCTTTGTAGGGCCTGCTAAGGTCTTCGTTGCTAAAGCCAAGTCCATGCAGAACTTCTTCGGCTTTATAATGAACATTGTAACCATCCAGCACGTCCATTTCATGCAATGCATCGGTATAGCGGTGTAATAGTTCTTCATCTTCATAATTCACTTCCAGTTCTTTCCCCAGGTGCTCAATATCTTTTTCCAACTGCATCACACGTTCAAAGGCGCCTAATGCCACACCTGTTATGGTATCGTTTGTATCAAACGAAAGCAGGTCCTGGTGAAGATAACCGATGGTGGTTTCACGACTTTTCTCTACCGTTCCGGCCGATGGTTGGTATTCACCCACTAACACCTTTAGCAGGGTAGATTTACCAGTTCCGTTGTAGCCAATAAGGCCAACGCGGTCGCCAGGATGAATATGCCAGGTAGCATCACTCACAATTACTCTTGCACCAAATTCGAAAGTCACATTTTGAAGACCTAATAACATATCAGGAAAAAATTATAAGTTTTATTGGTGGAGAAGGGATGGCTGTTAAATGCTCATTTAAACCATTCATAGCTGGTTGTCATACAGTTTTGTAATCTACCAGTGTTTCAAGCTTCTTCTCCGGCGGGCAAATGTAAAGCAATGAGATTGGATGGCAATTTCTGAATGATGCGAGTGGATACTGGATGATAGAAGCGGATGCTGGATAATGTTCTTTCCTGGAAGAACTCAGTTCACCTCCTTGTCATTCCATATTGGAGCAACTAGAATAAAATAAAAAAGGAGCAATTTTCATTGCTCCTTCAACCTGTGCCCGGGACCTGCCTACCGCAGGCAGGTCGGAATAGAACCGATACACCCGTGAAGGCGGCAGACCTGCCTGCCGGCAGGCAGGTTTTGAGTCTGTTGCGTCATTTGTCGAGTAAAGACTTTAGAAACTCTTTTCCTGAGCCTGATTTTAGATAAATCTCTCGGCTTCTTGATTCGGGGCGCGTTGGAAGTTCTTCGAAATGTAAAATGATAAAGGGAGCGTAAGGCTTTGTTGTTTTGTTCTGACCGGATTGATGTTGGTGAAATCGTCGTTCAAGATTTTCTGTTAATCCGACGTAGATGTAAGATCTATGAATGCTCTTTATTGCATACACGTAAAACATGTAGTAAATAAAATAAAAAAGGAGCAATATTCATTGCTCCTTTAACCTGTGCCCGGGACCTGCCTACCGCAGGCAGGTCGGAATCGAACCGATACACCCGTGAAGGCGGCAGACCTGCCTGCCGGCAGGCAGGTTTTGAGTCTGCTGCCTCACTTGTTGAGTAAAGACTTTAGGAACTCTTTTCCGGAGCCTGATTTTAGATAGATTTCTCTGCTTCTTGCTTCGGGGCGCGTTGGAAGTTCTTCAAAATGTAAAATGATGAAGGGAGCGTAAGGCTTTGTTGTTCTGTTCTGACCAGATTGATGTTGGTGAAATCGTCGTTCAAAATTATCCGTTAAACCAACGTAGATGTATGATCTATGAATGCTCTTTATTGCATACACGTAAAACATGTAGTAAATAAAATAAAAAAGGAGCAATTTTCATTGCTCCTTTAACCTGTGCCCGGGATCGGAATCGAACCGATACACCCGTGAAGGCGGCAGATTTTGAGTCTGCTGCGTCTACCAATTCCGCCACCCGGGCTGCTCGAGTAAGTATGAATTTCAGAAGCTGTTACCCTGCCTGAAACTTTCTACCTGCTCCTTTCAAAGAGGGTGCAAT
Coding sequences within it:
- a CDS encoding LysE family translocator, whose amino-acid sequence is MIAFLQVFFIGIGVSFLGQLPLGNMNMIATQLSVQEGVRGAWKFGLGIAIVEIIYLRIALSGMNWVLQHMLLFNILTWATVLFFLVLGVVTIVAASKQQKEAKGVLVQNKINRFFLGASLSAINPIQVPFWFTWTITLFNNGLLAPNFSSYNWFTIGAGLGTLGGIGVYIHGGKWAVNKMGAKNRGLNYIMGSIFIIAALIQLYKNIQSPFGVPE
- a CDS encoding ABC-F family ATP-binding cassette domain-containing protein, which produces MLLGLQNVTFEFGARVIVSDATWHIHPGDRVGLIGYNGTGKSTLLKVLVGEYQPSAGTVEKSRETTIGYLHQDLLSFDTNDTITGVALGAFERVMQLEKDIEHLGKELEVNYEDEELLHRYTDALHEMDVLDGYNVHYKAEEVLHGLGFSNEDLSRPYKEFSGGWRMRVLLAKMILQAPDVLLLDEPTNHLDLPSIEWLEKYLLSYKGSVVIVSHDKFFLNRMVNKIVEVYQKQLHIYTGNYDFYEKEKMIRIDMQQRAFENQQDYIRQQERFIERFKAKASKAAQAQSVQKRLDKLDVIEDVQIERPDIRINFQVDKTPGKVLVSLKHIDKKFGENVILEDAVAEIDRGDKIALIGANGKGKSTLLRIVAGVENFEGERIWGHNVEESFYAQHQLEALNINNTLLDELKDAGSKKTEPELRALLGCFLFGGDDVDKKIRVLSGGEKARVALAKTIISKANFLMLDEPTNHLDMHSVELLAEALRKYEGSIILVSHDRFFISKTANKIWEIVDHKIKEFKGTYQEWVEWNERMAKKEQENAKAKIEDKPAPAPKASKPEPEVKPEPAKPNQPINKEKQKELQKQQKRLATLEADINKANNEKERLALALAAPENYADKQKFASVEADFKKAQQLVDKLNQEYEALFEKVLELEAEAS
- a CDS encoding GIY-YIG nuclease family protein; this translates as MFYVYAIKSIHRSYIYVGLTENLERRFHQHQSGQNKTTKPYAPFIILHFEELPTRPESRSREIYLKSGSGKEFLKSLLDK
- a CDS encoding GIY-YIG nuclease family protein; translation: MFYVYAIKSIHRSYIYVGLTDNFERRFHQHQSGQNRTTKPYAPFIILHFEELPTRPEARSREIYLKSGSGKEFLKSLLNK
- a CDS encoding (Fe-S)-binding protein; amino-acid sequence: MNVPTMAEMMANGETPEILFWVGCAGSFDQRAQKITKAFATILHNVGIKFAILGKEEGCTGDPARRSGNEFLFQMMAYNNIQLLNGYEVKKIVTACPHCFNTLKNEYPELGGHYEVIHHTQLLQQLIDEGRIKLKEGGSFKGKKITYHDSCYLGRSNNIYEAPRKVLEALDADLVEMKRCRSKGLCCGAGGSQMFKEEEPGDRYVNLERTEEAVNTGANIVAAACPFCNTMLTDGVKNKEKENEVAVLDVAEIVAASM
- a CDS encoding YceI family protein produces the protein MKRCFILMLTAIALQAQAQVLRMTDETTEVKYVARHLGGRLEGNFKGVQGSAQFDPNALANSYLKLSFATGTVTTNANYVGPNLIKEACFDPAKYPTLELFSTSIKKLQGQNEYEFHGQLKVKGKTRNIAFPMTVTANAGGYDFAFAFKLLRKHFGLDCGATGKDFKIFITSYGKRV
- a CDS encoding MFS transporter, with protein sequence MMDIALPLPMRAYRIAISVYFFVAGLTFSTWASRIPAIQVKLQLSEAGLGAILFALPAGLLISLPISGWLVSKFSSRTILIIAAILYPMLLVPLGIASSVWLLAIGLFFFGASSNLLNIAMNTQAVSIERMYGRSIMASFHGLWSVGGFAGAIIGTLAVSGGFSPLIHFCIIWAVTAMLAVVSFKYALQEEPGAGSDAPIFAKPDKALWILGLIAFCCLVCEGAMADWSGVYFHKVVESPAAYTTLGYVAFTGTMATGRFVGDGLANRLGIKTLLTISGIITTVGLLIAVIFPHIISATLGFLLVGFGVSSVVPIVYGIAGKSTTMAPSVALAAVSTIGFMGFLIGPPLIGFIAEASNLRIAFTVIAVLALGTALLSRIIKK
- a CDS encoding formimidoylglutamase — encoded protein: MDHFHFYTKQDVLSFTKIRRFETKLGERIQVISDPANLEQSLKESKATFAIIGIPEDIGVKANQGIGGTDTAWTPFLNAFLNIQSNDFIEGSDILLLGHFDFREIARVIEQNAYDQQEKVDAYRHAVRTVDDAVEPMIKLLTQYNKIPIIIGGGHNNSYPIIMGAAKGLYKIGKVPLASINCINLDAHADFRPLEGRHSGNGFSYAEEDGFLQKYFVVGLHENYLNQNIWMDIVNNPFIDFISYEDIFIHEKSNFLQAVAQATSFTDDTFTGIEVDMDSIENVLSSATTPCGVSAKHARQFVTYAASEANCAYLHICEGAARLPDGRTSDTTGKLISYLVSDFVKAMEASVDSRSQSQTMKAEA